One window of Kryptolebias marmoratus isolate JLee-2015 linkage group LG3, ASM164957v2, whole genome shotgun sequence genomic DNA carries:
- the vwa11 gene encoding von Willebrand factor A domain-containing protein 7 isoform X1 has product MKGSRGEDLRFRDIMTSLLGVALLALALSGPTVAFAPLGGGTSTHVSITGTALLQKVTETCRAVAEAAGHEFNPTGSSPVELVQACLGPTATGDVSGAKFHSALQEIYVQNGLVDRDFVNSPPHHFDSEAFLEGRSLIMEGMSAIKANIREENFKAARETLGRVLHTLQDFYSHSNWVELGNTEPYINLIQPDLPLENLADVNTATCSDCSSGTCPNPILPDILKEKKLTSGYMGIFTSAKPSGKCSHGGAADLTSNTVPRGGISKDERRSDNVALHEAAVKTATVASLQLLEDIRSAAGDRDFLRMMGIARSSVVCFVIDTTGSMSDDIEEARSVVYEIIDSKKGTQDEPSEYILVPFNDPGFGPMIRTTDPEKMKTEIAKLKANGGGDEPEMCLSGLQLALTGAPSSSNIYVFTDATAKDIALKDTIVALIRSTKSTVSFFMTGPSGRHRRSVRAASFTDYRDLALASGGQAITVSKAQLPQATDVILDTSTSALVTVLQRARNVGNEETFPFLLDESLKNITIYITGTPITFTLTNPAGVSQNQNETNGKLGTIQAVGNLRRIRLNSDKQSGTWRINIKSNQPYTLKVTGQSTITFIYDFVEKFTGPHPGYAVLSGRPQSGQPATLMLSVIGRKEPSSVSVKDIGLVVVSGPEAVTSGSITDMGNGDILVTVDTVPEGEFVVVLKGTDKVSNSEFQRQSTTQMSVSKVNIQAVVDSNVEPGQTLMLPFSVMTQGVGGTYTIDARNDRKFSMTYPPRLELTTGQYANGTLSITAPADTKSGTDVTLTIEAKSSSGADSNYNVLRLSVVTKITDFYQPQCVVFGVLAEDCPKDLSQCGSFSWELSANLTDGNGTGIESISLRQGNGSLSHSSLQASIIQARYNASCCSQIVEFIAVDKVGNVGKCYHSIVRSGGAPVLSLSLPLWLCLLASMFVGNP; this is encoded by the exons ATGAAGGGGAGCCGCGGTGAGGATCTGAGGTTCAG GGACATCATGACTTCATTGTTGGGTGTAGCCCTGCTGGCGTTGGCTCTTTCAGGCCCCACTGTGGCCTTTGCTCCGCTCGGGGGAGGAACATCCACCCATGTCAGCATTACAGGCACCGCTCTTCTGCAGAAAGTTACAGAGACGTGCCGGGCGGTGGCCGAGGCCGCTGGTCATGAGTTCAATCCCACG GGTTCGTCTCCCGTGGAGCTCGTTCAGGCCTGTCTCGGCCCCACAGCCACAGGAGATGTGTCTGGAGCCAAGTTTCACTCAGCTCTTCAAGAGATCTACGTTCAGAACGGGCTGGTAGACCGAGATTTCGTCAACAG TCCTCCACATCACTTCGATTCTGAAGCCTTCTTAGAGGGACGCAGCCTAATCATGGAGGGCATGTCGGCGATTAAGGCTAACATTCGAGAGGAGAACTTCAAGGCTGCCAGAGAAACACTGGGGAGAGTCCTTCATACGCTACAG GACTTCTACAGTCACAGTAACTGGGTGGAGCTGGGAAACACAGAGCCGTATATCAACCTCATACAGCCAGATCTCCCTCTGGAAAACCTTGCAG ACGTGAACACTGCCACCTGCAGTGACTGTTCCAGTGGAACATGTCCTAATCCAATCCTCCCCGACATCCTGAAGGAGAAGAAACTCACATCAGGCTACATGGGAATCTTCACTTCTGCAAAACCTTCAG GTAAGTGCAGCCATGGAGGTGCAGCTGATCTCACCAGCAACACAGTTCCCCGAGGAGGCATCAGCAAAGACGAGCGTCGCTCAGACAACGTGGCTCTCCATGAAGCTGCTGTAAAAACAGCCACAGTTGCCAGtctccagctgctggaggacatccGCTCAGCCGCAGGAGACCGGGACTTTCTGAG aatgaTGGGGATTGCTCGCTCATCTGTGGTGTGCTTTGTGATCGACACCACGGGCAGTATGTCAGACGACATAGAAGAAGCGAGATCAGTTGTGTATGAAATCATTGACAGCAAAAAGGGAACACAGGATGAGCCATCCGAGTATATCCTTGTGCCTTTCAACGACCCGG GTTTTGGTCCAATGATCAGGACAACTGATcctgaaaaaatgaaaacagaaatcgCAAAGCTTAAAGCAAATGGTGGCGGAGATGAACCAGAGATGTGCCTGTCAGGACTTCAG ctggCTCTCACTGGCGCCCCTTCATCATCCAACATCTATGTTTTCACTGATGCTACAGCTAAAGACATCGCCTTGAAGGACACTATTGTTGCTCTCATCAGGAGCACCAAGTCAACG GTGTCATTCTTTATGACTGGGCCCAGCGGGAGGCATCGTCGTTCTGTCAGAGCTGCATCCTTTACAGACTACCGGGACTTAGCTTTGGCATCTGGAGGCCAGGCCATCACGGTGTCCAAGGCACAGTTGCCCCAGGCCACAGATGTTATCCTTGACACGTCAACCTCTGCCCTG GTGACGGTTCTTCAGAGAGCAAGGAATGTTGGAAACGAAGAAACATTCCCCTTCCTGTTGGATGAATCactgaaaaacatcacaatcTACATCACAGGAACGCCCATAACTTTTACACTGACCAACCCAGCAG GTGTGAGCCAGAATCAGAATGAGACCAATGGTAAACTGGGGACCATTCAGGCAGTGGGCAACCTCCGGAGAATTCGTCTCAACTCTGACAAGCAGTCAGGAACCTGGAGGATCAACATCAAATCAAACCAGCCGTACACACTCAAAGTCACAG gcCAGAGTACAATCACCTTCATTTATGACTTTGTGGAAAAGTTCACAGGACCCCACCCAGGTTACGCAGTACTCAGTGGACGTCCGCAATCAG GCCAGCCTGCCACCCTGATGCTTTCAGTAATTGGCAGAAAAGAACCGTCTTCAGTGTCTGTTAAAGACATCGGCTTGGTCGTTGTGTCTGGTCCTGAGGCTGTAACCAGCGGCAGCATCACTGACATGGGCAATGGAGACATCCTGGTCACTGTTGATACGGTTCCTGAGGGAGAGTTTGTGGTTGTTCTGAAAGGAACAGACAAAGTGTCAAACAGTGAATTTCAGAGGCAGTCAACCACCCAGATGTCCGTCTCCAAAGTGAATATTCAG gcTGTGGTGGACAGCAATGTTGAGCCAGGACAAACCCTTATGCTTCCTTTTAGTGTGATGACCCAGGGAGTTGGTGGTACATACACCATTGATGCcagaaatgacagaaagtttTCCATGACGTACCCTCCCAG GCTCGAGTTGACAACTGGACAATATGCTAATGGTACACTGAGTATTACAGCGCCCGCCGACACCAAGTCAGGCACTGATGTCACTCTGACGATTGAAGCCAAGTCGTCCAGTGGGGCCGACTCCAATTACAATGTTCTGAGGTTGTCTGTGGTCACCAAG ATTACAGACTTCTACCAGCCACAGTGTGTAGTGTTCGGAGTGCTGGCTGAGGACTGTCCTAAAGATTTGTCCCAGTGTGGAAGTTTCAGCTGGGAGCTCTCAGCTAACCTGACTGATGGAAATGGCACTGGGATAGAGAGCATTTCTCTGCGTCAGGGCAATGGAAGCCTTTCACACTCGTCACTGCAGGCTTCCATCATCCAAGCACGCTACAACgcctcctgctgctcacagatTGTTGAGTTTATAGCTGTGGATAAAGTTGGAAATGTGGGCAAATGCTATCATTCAATTGTTCGTTCAGGAGGTGCTCCTGTTCTGAGTCTGTCACTGCCCCTGTGGCTCTGCCTGCTGGCATCCATGTTTGTAGGAAACCCCTGA
- the vwa11 gene encoding von Willebrand factor A domain-containing protein 7 isoform X2 yields MTSLLGVALLALALSGPTVAFAPLGGGTSTHVSITGTALLQKVTETCRAVAEAAGHEFNPTGSSPVELVQACLGPTATGDVSGAKFHSALQEIYVQNGLVDRDFVNSPPHHFDSEAFLEGRSLIMEGMSAIKANIREENFKAARETLGRVLHTLQDFYSHSNWVELGNTEPYINLIQPDLPLENLADVNTATCSDCSSGTCPNPILPDILKEKKLTSGYMGIFTSAKPSGKCSHGGAADLTSNTVPRGGISKDERRSDNVALHEAAVKTATVASLQLLEDIRSAAGDRDFLRMMGIARSSVVCFVIDTTGSMSDDIEEARSVVYEIIDSKKGTQDEPSEYILVPFNDPGFGPMIRTTDPEKMKTEIAKLKANGGGDEPEMCLSGLQLALTGAPSSSNIYVFTDATAKDIALKDTIVALIRSTKSTVSFFMTGPSGRHRRSVRAASFTDYRDLALASGGQAITVSKAQLPQATDVILDTSTSALVTVLQRARNVGNEETFPFLLDESLKNITIYITGTPITFTLTNPAGVSQNQNETNGKLGTIQAVGNLRRIRLNSDKQSGTWRINIKSNQPYTLKVTGQSTITFIYDFVEKFTGPHPGYAVLSGRPQSGQPATLMLSVIGRKEPSSVSVKDIGLVVVSGPEAVTSGSITDMGNGDILVTVDTVPEGEFVVVLKGTDKVSNSEFQRQSTTQMSVSKVNIQAVVDSNVEPGQTLMLPFSVMTQGVGGTYTIDARNDRKFSMTYPPRLELTTGQYANGTLSITAPADTKSGTDVTLTIEAKSSSGADSNYNVLRLSVVTKITDFYQPQCVVFGVLAEDCPKDLSQCGSFSWELSANLTDGNGTGIESISLRQGNGSLSHSSLQASIIQARYNASCCSQIVEFIAVDKVGNVGKCYHSIVRSGGAPVLSLSLPLWLCLLASMFVGNP; encoded by the exons ATGACTTCATTGTTGGGTGTAGCCCTGCTGGCGTTGGCTCTTTCAGGCCCCACTGTGGCCTTTGCTCCGCTCGGGGGAGGAACATCCACCCATGTCAGCATTACAGGCACCGCTCTTCTGCAGAAAGTTACAGAGACGTGCCGGGCGGTGGCCGAGGCCGCTGGTCATGAGTTCAATCCCACG GGTTCGTCTCCCGTGGAGCTCGTTCAGGCCTGTCTCGGCCCCACAGCCACAGGAGATGTGTCTGGAGCCAAGTTTCACTCAGCTCTTCAAGAGATCTACGTTCAGAACGGGCTGGTAGACCGAGATTTCGTCAACAG TCCTCCACATCACTTCGATTCTGAAGCCTTCTTAGAGGGACGCAGCCTAATCATGGAGGGCATGTCGGCGATTAAGGCTAACATTCGAGAGGAGAACTTCAAGGCTGCCAGAGAAACACTGGGGAGAGTCCTTCATACGCTACAG GACTTCTACAGTCACAGTAACTGGGTGGAGCTGGGAAACACAGAGCCGTATATCAACCTCATACAGCCAGATCTCCCTCTGGAAAACCTTGCAG ACGTGAACACTGCCACCTGCAGTGACTGTTCCAGTGGAACATGTCCTAATCCAATCCTCCCCGACATCCTGAAGGAGAAGAAACTCACATCAGGCTACATGGGAATCTTCACTTCTGCAAAACCTTCAG GTAAGTGCAGCCATGGAGGTGCAGCTGATCTCACCAGCAACACAGTTCCCCGAGGAGGCATCAGCAAAGACGAGCGTCGCTCAGACAACGTGGCTCTCCATGAAGCTGCTGTAAAAACAGCCACAGTTGCCAGtctccagctgctggaggacatccGCTCAGCCGCAGGAGACCGGGACTTTCTGAG aatgaTGGGGATTGCTCGCTCATCTGTGGTGTGCTTTGTGATCGACACCACGGGCAGTATGTCAGACGACATAGAAGAAGCGAGATCAGTTGTGTATGAAATCATTGACAGCAAAAAGGGAACACAGGATGAGCCATCCGAGTATATCCTTGTGCCTTTCAACGACCCGG GTTTTGGTCCAATGATCAGGACAACTGATcctgaaaaaatgaaaacagaaatcgCAAAGCTTAAAGCAAATGGTGGCGGAGATGAACCAGAGATGTGCCTGTCAGGACTTCAG ctggCTCTCACTGGCGCCCCTTCATCATCCAACATCTATGTTTTCACTGATGCTACAGCTAAAGACATCGCCTTGAAGGACACTATTGTTGCTCTCATCAGGAGCACCAAGTCAACG GTGTCATTCTTTATGACTGGGCCCAGCGGGAGGCATCGTCGTTCTGTCAGAGCTGCATCCTTTACAGACTACCGGGACTTAGCTTTGGCATCTGGAGGCCAGGCCATCACGGTGTCCAAGGCACAGTTGCCCCAGGCCACAGATGTTATCCTTGACACGTCAACCTCTGCCCTG GTGACGGTTCTTCAGAGAGCAAGGAATGTTGGAAACGAAGAAACATTCCCCTTCCTGTTGGATGAATCactgaaaaacatcacaatcTACATCACAGGAACGCCCATAACTTTTACACTGACCAACCCAGCAG GTGTGAGCCAGAATCAGAATGAGACCAATGGTAAACTGGGGACCATTCAGGCAGTGGGCAACCTCCGGAGAATTCGTCTCAACTCTGACAAGCAGTCAGGAACCTGGAGGATCAACATCAAATCAAACCAGCCGTACACACTCAAAGTCACAG gcCAGAGTACAATCACCTTCATTTATGACTTTGTGGAAAAGTTCACAGGACCCCACCCAGGTTACGCAGTACTCAGTGGACGTCCGCAATCAG GCCAGCCTGCCACCCTGATGCTTTCAGTAATTGGCAGAAAAGAACCGTCTTCAGTGTCTGTTAAAGACATCGGCTTGGTCGTTGTGTCTGGTCCTGAGGCTGTAACCAGCGGCAGCATCACTGACATGGGCAATGGAGACATCCTGGTCACTGTTGATACGGTTCCTGAGGGAGAGTTTGTGGTTGTTCTGAAAGGAACAGACAAAGTGTCAAACAGTGAATTTCAGAGGCAGTCAACCACCCAGATGTCCGTCTCCAAAGTGAATATTCAG gcTGTGGTGGACAGCAATGTTGAGCCAGGACAAACCCTTATGCTTCCTTTTAGTGTGATGACCCAGGGAGTTGGTGGTACATACACCATTGATGCcagaaatgacagaaagtttTCCATGACGTACCCTCCCAG GCTCGAGTTGACAACTGGACAATATGCTAATGGTACACTGAGTATTACAGCGCCCGCCGACACCAAGTCAGGCACTGATGTCACTCTGACGATTGAAGCCAAGTCGTCCAGTGGGGCCGACTCCAATTACAATGTTCTGAGGTTGTCTGTGGTCACCAAG ATTACAGACTTCTACCAGCCACAGTGTGTAGTGTTCGGAGTGCTGGCTGAGGACTGTCCTAAAGATTTGTCCCAGTGTGGAAGTTTCAGCTGGGAGCTCTCAGCTAACCTGACTGATGGAAATGGCACTGGGATAGAGAGCATTTCTCTGCGTCAGGGCAATGGAAGCCTTTCACACTCGTCACTGCAGGCTTCCATCATCCAAGCACGCTACAACgcctcctgctgctcacagatTGTTGAGTTTATAGCTGTGGATAAAGTTGGAAATGTGGGCAAATGCTATCATTCAATTGTTCGTTCAGGAGGTGCTCCTGTTCTGAGTCTGTCACTGCCCCTGTGGCTCTGCCTGCTGGCATCCATGTTTGTAGGAAACCCCTGA
- the vwa11 gene encoding von Willebrand factor A domain-containing protein 7 isoform X3, with protein sequence MEGMSAIKANIREENFKAARETLGRVLHTLQDFYSHSNWVELGNTEPYINLIQPDLPLENLADVNTATCSDCSSGTCPNPILPDILKEKKLTSGYMGIFTSAKPSGKCSHGGAADLTSNTVPRGGISKDERRSDNVALHEAAVKTATVASLQLLEDIRSAAGDRDFLRMMGIARSSVVCFVIDTTGSMSDDIEEARSVVYEIIDSKKGTQDEPSEYILVPFNDPGFGPMIRTTDPEKMKTEIAKLKANGGGDEPEMCLSGLQLALTGAPSSSNIYVFTDATAKDIALKDTIVALIRSTKSTVSFFMTGPSGRHRRSVRAASFTDYRDLALASGGQAITVSKAQLPQATDVILDTSTSALVTVLQRARNVGNEETFPFLLDESLKNITIYITGTPITFTLTNPAGVSQNQNETNGKLGTIQAVGNLRRIRLNSDKQSGTWRINIKSNQPYTLKVTGQSTITFIYDFVEKFTGPHPGYAVLSGRPQSGQPATLMLSVIGRKEPSSVSVKDIGLVVVSGPEAVTSGSITDMGNGDILVTVDTVPEGEFVVVLKGTDKVSNSEFQRQSTTQMSVSKVNIQAVVDSNVEPGQTLMLPFSVMTQGVGGTYTIDARNDRKFSMTYPPRLELTTGQYANGTLSITAPADTKSGTDVTLTIEAKSSSGADSNYNVLRLSVVTKITDFYQPQCVVFGVLAEDCPKDLSQCGSFSWELSANLTDGNGTGIESISLRQGNGSLSHSSLQASIIQARYNASCCSQIVEFIAVDKVGNVGKCYHSIVRSGGAPVLSLSLPLWLCLLASMFVGNP encoded by the exons ATGGAGGGCATGTCGGCGATTAAGGCTAACATTCGAGAGGAGAACTTCAAGGCTGCCAGAGAAACACTGGGGAGAGTCCTTCATACGCTACAG GACTTCTACAGTCACAGTAACTGGGTGGAGCTGGGAAACACAGAGCCGTATATCAACCTCATACAGCCAGATCTCCCTCTGGAAAACCTTGCAG ACGTGAACACTGCCACCTGCAGTGACTGTTCCAGTGGAACATGTCCTAATCCAATCCTCCCCGACATCCTGAAGGAGAAGAAACTCACATCAGGCTACATGGGAATCTTCACTTCTGCAAAACCTTCAG GTAAGTGCAGCCATGGAGGTGCAGCTGATCTCACCAGCAACACAGTTCCCCGAGGAGGCATCAGCAAAGACGAGCGTCGCTCAGACAACGTGGCTCTCCATGAAGCTGCTGTAAAAACAGCCACAGTTGCCAGtctccagctgctggaggacatccGCTCAGCCGCAGGAGACCGGGACTTTCTGAG aatgaTGGGGATTGCTCGCTCATCTGTGGTGTGCTTTGTGATCGACACCACGGGCAGTATGTCAGACGACATAGAAGAAGCGAGATCAGTTGTGTATGAAATCATTGACAGCAAAAAGGGAACACAGGATGAGCCATCCGAGTATATCCTTGTGCCTTTCAACGACCCGG GTTTTGGTCCAATGATCAGGACAACTGATcctgaaaaaatgaaaacagaaatcgCAAAGCTTAAAGCAAATGGTGGCGGAGATGAACCAGAGATGTGCCTGTCAGGACTTCAG ctggCTCTCACTGGCGCCCCTTCATCATCCAACATCTATGTTTTCACTGATGCTACAGCTAAAGACATCGCCTTGAAGGACACTATTGTTGCTCTCATCAGGAGCACCAAGTCAACG GTGTCATTCTTTATGACTGGGCCCAGCGGGAGGCATCGTCGTTCTGTCAGAGCTGCATCCTTTACAGACTACCGGGACTTAGCTTTGGCATCTGGAGGCCAGGCCATCACGGTGTCCAAGGCACAGTTGCCCCAGGCCACAGATGTTATCCTTGACACGTCAACCTCTGCCCTG GTGACGGTTCTTCAGAGAGCAAGGAATGTTGGAAACGAAGAAACATTCCCCTTCCTGTTGGATGAATCactgaaaaacatcacaatcTACATCACAGGAACGCCCATAACTTTTACACTGACCAACCCAGCAG GTGTGAGCCAGAATCAGAATGAGACCAATGGTAAACTGGGGACCATTCAGGCAGTGGGCAACCTCCGGAGAATTCGTCTCAACTCTGACAAGCAGTCAGGAACCTGGAGGATCAACATCAAATCAAACCAGCCGTACACACTCAAAGTCACAG gcCAGAGTACAATCACCTTCATTTATGACTTTGTGGAAAAGTTCACAGGACCCCACCCAGGTTACGCAGTACTCAGTGGACGTCCGCAATCAG GCCAGCCTGCCACCCTGATGCTTTCAGTAATTGGCAGAAAAGAACCGTCTTCAGTGTCTGTTAAAGACATCGGCTTGGTCGTTGTGTCTGGTCCTGAGGCTGTAACCAGCGGCAGCATCACTGACATGGGCAATGGAGACATCCTGGTCACTGTTGATACGGTTCCTGAGGGAGAGTTTGTGGTTGTTCTGAAAGGAACAGACAAAGTGTCAAACAGTGAATTTCAGAGGCAGTCAACCACCCAGATGTCCGTCTCCAAAGTGAATATTCAG gcTGTGGTGGACAGCAATGTTGAGCCAGGACAAACCCTTATGCTTCCTTTTAGTGTGATGACCCAGGGAGTTGGTGGTACATACACCATTGATGCcagaaatgacagaaagtttTCCATGACGTACCCTCCCAG GCTCGAGTTGACAACTGGACAATATGCTAATGGTACACTGAGTATTACAGCGCCCGCCGACACCAAGTCAGGCACTGATGTCACTCTGACGATTGAAGCCAAGTCGTCCAGTGGGGCCGACTCCAATTACAATGTTCTGAGGTTGTCTGTGGTCACCAAG ATTACAGACTTCTACCAGCCACAGTGTGTAGTGTTCGGAGTGCTGGCTGAGGACTGTCCTAAAGATTTGTCCCAGTGTGGAAGTTTCAGCTGGGAGCTCTCAGCTAACCTGACTGATGGAAATGGCACTGGGATAGAGAGCATTTCTCTGCGTCAGGGCAATGGAAGCCTTTCACACTCGTCACTGCAGGCTTCCATCATCCAAGCACGCTACAACgcctcctgctgctcacagatTGTTGAGTTTATAGCTGTGGATAAAGTTGGAAATGTGGGCAAATGCTATCATTCAATTGTTCGTTCAGGAGGTGCTCCTGTTCTGAGTCTGTCACTGCCCCTGTGGCTCTGCCTGCTGGCATCCATGTTTGTAGGAAACCCCTGA
- the LOC108236389 gene encoding prostaglandin D2 receptor 2, which yields MTNMTLNMTDPYCPLINRMRNHTSNTTGRNWMVVSIHGLVSCLGILENALIIWVLGFRLRKHTVICIWVLNLSLSDFLACLTLPLFTAYLYHSQSWVLGNALCTAQSSVFYFNMFVSAFLLSVISLDRLLLVVKPVWSKNHRSVAGAWKVCALGWLWAVINTLPYSVFRSVIEKNDGKKLCYHNFALYLSTNKSLETECYMRQAATAISKILFAFLFPLVIITASYIKLTLKLKEVDRKRKESNSWLSNTLVNDEESGGKKTPSRTKINNFFIKTFTSDSSSKVNLNTVSPKTSAPSQLSKSFTKMVAFVIVSFTLLWAPYHILCMMEVTAEKETMKEIYTIVETWLPLAATFSFLNPVLNPVLYAFSCPQFCMKIRQNLAAVFEGLVEERGGLLGVPRRNVGAQESQDVGF from the coding sequence aTGACAAACATGACCCTAAACATGACGGACCCCTACTGCCCGCTGATTAATAGGATGAGGAACCACACCTCGAACACCACAGGGAGGAACTGGATGGTGGTTTCCATCCATGGTCTTGTCTCCTGCCTGGGGATTTTGGAAAATGCCCTGATCATCTGGGTGCTGGGTTTTCGCCTCAGGAAACACACCGTGATCTGCATTTGGGTGCTCAACCTGTCGCTGTCGGACTTCCTGGCCTGCCTAACGCTCCCGCTCTTCACAGCCTACCTTTATCATTCCCAGAGCTGGGTGCTTGGAAACGCACTGTGCACGGCGCAGTCATCTGTCTTTTATTTCAACATGTTTGTGTCAGCTTTCCTGCTATCAGTCATTTCACTGGATCGCCTACTTCTGGTGGTAAAGCCAGTGTGGAGCAAGAATCATCGCTCTGTGGCAGGAGCGTGGAAGGTGTGTGCGCTGGGGTGGCTGTGGGCAGTGATAAATACCCTCCCCTACTCTGTGTTTCGCTCAGTGATTGAGAAGAATGATGGAAAAAAATTGTGCTATCATAATTTTGCCTTGTATTTGTCCACTAATAAGTCACTGGAGACAGAGTGTTATATGAGACAGGCAGCCACCGCCATTTCCAAGATACTCTTTGCATTCTTGTTTCCTTTAGTGATTATAACGGCGAGCTACATCAAACTTACTCTCAAGCTGAAGGAAGTGGACAGGAAGAGAAAGGAAAGTAACAGCTGGCTGAGTAACACATTAGTGAATGATGAAgaatcaggaggaaaaaaaactccttcaagaactaaaattaataattttttcaTCAAGACTTTTACTTCTGATTCATCTTCAAAGGTCAACTTAAACACAGTGTCCCCCAAGACCTCTGCTCCCTCACAGCTTTCGAAGAGTTTCACCAAAATGGTGGCATTTGTGATCGTATCCTTTACTTTGCTCTGGGCTCCTTATCACATCCTATGCATGATGGAAGTGACAGCCGAGAAAGAGACGATGAAAGAGATTTACACAATAGTAGAGACGTGGCTTCCACTGGCGGCAACTTTCTCTTTCTTAAATCCAGTGTTAAATCCCGTCCTGTATGCCTTCAGCTGCCCACAGTTCTGCATGAAGATCCGCCAAAATCTGGCAGCAGTGTTTGAAGGACTGGTAGAGGAGAGGGGGGGGTTACTCGGGGTGCCAAGGAGGAACGTTGGAGCTCAAGAGAGTCAGGATGTGGGTTTCTAA